One window of the Mytilus galloprovincialis chromosome 14, xbMytGall1.hap1.1, whole genome shotgun sequence genome contains the following:
- the LOC143058224 gene encoding uncharacterized protein LOC143058224 isoform X3: MSCVRVIFALCFVEVSDNQRALDVGSSTVRISNNTALLRDKTYEPKNTTLTNHVHEERTKNQTSFRCPEENSDNWNFNCKVPCANMPDKTNMSEHAQPRINCQTMQPVMELENVTGMEPVQVFPENSECLQTFVMENCHDKEPVPNLVHYIWFSKREMNFYHFLSFLSASRFLDPCLILVHGDHLPFGRYWEYLLTLVPNMVHVQRSPPEDIFGKPFGYIEHKADIARIQALQRFGGIYIDTDEIILRSLDPLRKYPVTLSRAVDYNLSNGLILAERNATFLNIWYSQYKTYDKSQWGYHSTIVPFLLSKKYPDLIHVENKTFVRPSWQQLPLLFEKNFDWSKNYGIHLYIRFYKFTHDFNDIKYLNTTVGSVARHVLYGSKELCEK, encoded by the exons tttcagatAACCAGAGAGCTCTTGATGTTGGTTCCAGTACTGTACGCATATCTAACAACACTGCTTTGTTAAGGGACAAGACATATGAACCAAAGAACACTACTTTAACCAATCATGTTCATGAAGAAAGAACAAAAAATCAAACTTCGTTTAGATGTCCGGAGGAAAATTCGGATAACTGGAATTTTAATTGTAAAGTACCATGCGCAAATATGCCGGATAAAACAAATATGTCGGAGCATGCGCAACCTCGTATCAATTGTCAGACGATGCAGCCTGTTATGGAACTTGAAAATGTGACGGGAATGGAACCAGTTCAGGTTTTTCCAGAAAATTCTGAATGCCTCCAGACATTTGTAATGGAGAATTGTCACGATAAAGAACCGGTCCCAAACTTAGTTCATTACATTTGGTTTTCTAAACGAGAAatgaatttttatcattttcttagCTTTCTTAGTGCAAGTAGATTTTTAGACCCGTGTCTTATTTTGGTACATGGAGACCACCTTCCATTCGGAAGATACTGGGAATATCTATTGACTTTGGTGCCAAATATGGTGCATGTTCAAAGAAGTCCACCGGAAGATATATTCGGAAAACCCTTTGGTTATATTGAACATAAAGCTGATATCGCCAGAATACAGGCTTTACAGA GGTTTGGAGGAATTTACATTGACACAGATGAGATTATACTGAGATCTCTGGATCCACTACGGAAATATCCAGTTACTTTGAGTCGTGCAGTTGATTATAATCTCAGTAATGGTCTAATTCTTGCAGAGAGAAACGCAACTTTCCTAAACATTTGGTATTCCCAATACAAAACGTACGACAAAAGTCAGTGGGGATATCATTCAACAATTGTGCCTTTTTTGTTATCTAAAAAGTACCCGGACTTAATTCATGTTGAAAATAAAACGTTTGTAAGACCTAGTTGGCAACAGCTTCCGCTGCTGTTTGAGAAGAATTTCGATTGGTCGAAAAACTATggtatacatttatatattcgattttataaatttacacacGATTTTAACGATATCAAATATCTAAATACAACAGTTGGATCAGTAGCCAGACATGTGTTGTATGGAAGTAAAGAACTctgtgaaaaataa
- the LOC143058224 gene encoding uncharacterized protein LOC143058224 isoform X1 has product MRNNMRNLIIFLVFGLLFMIGIKQIGYNLELFDARAEQSIFDMRVSDNQRALDVGSSTVRISNNTALLRDKTYEPKNTTLTNHVHEERTKNQTSFRCPEENSDNWNFNCKVPCANMPDKTNMSEHAQPRINCQTMQPVMELENVTGMEPVQVFPENSECLQTFVMENCHDKEPVPNLVHYIWFSKREMNFYHFLSFLSASRFLDPCLILVHGDHLPFGRYWEYLLTLVPNMVHVQRSPPEDIFGKPFGYIEHKADIARIQALQRFGGIYIDTDEIILRSLDPLRKYPVTLSRAVDYNLSNGLILAERNATFLNIWYSQYKTYDKSQWGYHSTIVPFLLSKKYPDLIHVENKTFVRPSWQQLPLLFEKNFDWSKNYGIHLYIRFYKFTHDFNDIKYLNTTVGSVARHVLYGSKELCEK; this is encoded by the exons ATGAGAAATAATATgagaaatttaattattttcttagTTTTCGGCCTACTTTTCATGATTGGAATCAAACAAATTGGATATAATTTAGAACTATTTGATGCACGAGCGGAACAGTCCATATTTGACATGAGGG tttcagatAACCAGAGAGCTCTTGATGTTGGTTCCAGTACTGTACGCATATCTAACAACACTGCTTTGTTAAGGGACAAGACATATGAACCAAAGAACACTACTTTAACCAATCATGTTCATGAAGAAAGAACAAAAAATCAAACTTCGTTTAGATGTCCGGAGGAAAATTCGGATAACTGGAATTTTAATTGTAAAGTACCATGCGCAAATATGCCGGATAAAACAAATATGTCGGAGCATGCGCAACCTCGTATCAATTGTCAGACGATGCAGCCTGTTATGGAACTTGAAAATGTGACGGGAATGGAACCAGTTCAGGTTTTTCCAGAAAATTCTGAATGCCTCCAGACATTTGTAATGGAGAATTGTCACGATAAAGAACCGGTCCCAAACTTAGTTCATTACATTTGGTTTTCTAAACGAGAAatgaatttttatcattttcttagCTTTCTTAGTGCAAGTAGATTTTTAGACCCGTGTCTTATTTTGGTACATGGAGACCACCTTCCATTCGGAAGATACTGGGAATATCTATTGACTTTGGTGCCAAATATGGTGCATGTTCAAAGAAGTCCACCGGAAGATATATTCGGAAAACCCTTTGGTTATATTGAACATAAAGCTGATATCGCCAGAATACAGGCTTTACAGA GGTTTGGAGGAATTTACATTGACACAGATGAGATTATACTGAGATCTCTGGATCCACTACGGAAATATCCAGTTACTTTGAGTCGTGCAGTTGATTATAATCTCAGTAATGGTCTAATTCTTGCAGAGAGAAACGCAACTTTCCTAAACATTTGGTATTCCCAATACAAAACGTACGACAAAAGTCAGTGGGGATATCATTCAACAATTGTGCCTTTTTTGTTATCTAAAAAGTACCCGGACTTAATTCATGTTGAAAATAAAACGTTTGTAAGACCTAGTTGGCAACAGCTTCCGCTGCTGTTTGAGAAGAATTTCGATTGGTCGAAAAACTATggtatacatttatatattcgattttataaatttacacacGATTTTAACGATATCAAATATCTAAATACAACAGTTGGATCAGTAGCCAGACATGTGTTGTATGGAAGTAAAGAACTctgtgaaaaataa
- the LOC143058224 gene encoding uncharacterized protein LOC143058224 isoform X2, whose translation MRNNMRNLIIFLVFGLLFMIGIKQIGYNLELFDARAEQSIFDMRDNQRALDVGSSTVRISNNTALLRDKTYEPKNTTLTNHVHEERTKNQTSFRCPEENSDNWNFNCKVPCANMPDKTNMSEHAQPRINCQTMQPVMELENVTGMEPVQVFPENSECLQTFVMENCHDKEPVPNLVHYIWFSKREMNFYHFLSFLSASRFLDPCLILVHGDHLPFGRYWEYLLTLVPNMVHVQRSPPEDIFGKPFGYIEHKADIARIQALQRFGGIYIDTDEIILRSLDPLRKYPVTLSRAVDYNLSNGLILAERNATFLNIWYSQYKTYDKSQWGYHSTIVPFLLSKKYPDLIHVENKTFVRPSWQQLPLLFEKNFDWSKNYGIHLYIRFYKFTHDFNDIKYLNTTVGSVARHVLYGSKELCEK comes from the exons ATGAGAAATAATATgagaaatttaattattttcttagTTTTCGGCCTACTTTTCATGATTGGAATCAAACAAATTGGATATAATTTAGAACTATTTGATGCACGAGCGGAACAGTCCATATTTGACATGAGGG atAACCAGAGAGCTCTTGATGTTGGTTCCAGTACTGTACGCATATCTAACAACACTGCTTTGTTAAGGGACAAGACATATGAACCAAAGAACACTACTTTAACCAATCATGTTCATGAAGAAAGAACAAAAAATCAAACTTCGTTTAGATGTCCGGAGGAAAATTCGGATAACTGGAATTTTAATTGTAAAGTACCATGCGCAAATATGCCGGATAAAACAAATATGTCGGAGCATGCGCAACCTCGTATCAATTGTCAGACGATGCAGCCTGTTATGGAACTTGAAAATGTGACGGGAATGGAACCAGTTCAGGTTTTTCCAGAAAATTCTGAATGCCTCCAGACATTTGTAATGGAGAATTGTCACGATAAAGAACCGGTCCCAAACTTAGTTCATTACATTTGGTTTTCTAAACGAGAAatgaatttttatcattttcttagCTTTCTTAGTGCAAGTAGATTTTTAGACCCGTGTCTTATTTTGGTACATGGAGACCACCTTCCATTCGGAAGATACTGGGAATATCTATTGACTTTGGTGCCAAATATGGTGCATGTTCAAAGAAGTCCACCGGAAGATATATTCGGAAAACCCTTTGGTTATATTGAACATAAAGCTGATATCGCCAGAATACAGGCTTTACAGA GGTTTGGAGGAATTTACATTGACACAGATGAGATTATACTGAGATCTCTGGATCCACTACGGAAATATCCAGTTACTTTGAGTCGTGCAGTTGATTATAATCTCAGTAATGGTCTAATTCTTGCAGAGAGAAACGCAACTTTCCTAAACATTTGGTATTCCCAATACAAAACGTACGACAAAAGTCAGTGGGGATATCATTCAACAATTGTGCCTTTTTTGTTATCTAAAAAGTACCCGGACTTAATTCATGTTGAAAATAAAACGTTTGTAAGACCTAGTTGGCAACAGCTTCCGCTGCTGTTTGAGAAGAATTTCGATTGGTCGAAAAACTATggtatacatttatatattcgattttataaatttacacacGATTTTAACGATATCAAATATCTAAATACAACAGTTGGATCAGTAGCCAGACATGTGTTGTATGGAAGTAAAGAACTctgtgaaaaataa
- the LOC143059750 gene encoding uncharacterized protein LOC143059750: protein MELTNVTGMKPVQVFPENSECLQTFVMENCHDKEPVPNLVHYIWFSKREMNFYHFLSFLSASRFLDPCLILVHGDHLPFGTYWEHLLTLVPNIMHVQRSPPEDIFGKPFSYIEHKADIGRIQALQRFGGIYIDTDEIILRSLDPLRKYPVTLSREVDYNLSNGLILAERNATFLNIWYSQYKTYDKSQWGYHSTIVPFLLSKKYPDLIHVENKTFVRPSWQQLPLLFEKNFDWSENYGIHLYIRFYKFTHDFNDIKYLNTTVGSVARHVLYGSKELCEK, encoded by the exons ATGGAACTTACAAATGTAACGGGAATGAAACCAGTTCAGGTTTTTCCAGAAAATTCCGAATGCCTCCAGACGTTTGTAATGGAGAATTGTCACGATAAAGAACCGGTCCCAAACTTAGTTCATTACATTTGGTTTTCTAAACGAGAAatgaatttttatcattttcttagCTTTCTTAGTGCAAGTAGATTTTTAGACCCGTGTCTCATTTTGGTACATGGAGACCACCTACCATTCGGAACATACTGGGAACATCTATTGACTTTGGTGCCAAATATAATGCATGTTCAAAGAAGTCCACCGGAAGATATATTCGGAAAACCCTTTAGTTATATTGAACACAAAGCTGATATTGGCAGAATACAAGCTTTACAGA GATTTGGAGGAATTTACATTGACACAGATGAGATTATACTTAGATCTCTGGATCCTCTACGGAAATATCCAGTTACTTTGAGTCGTGAAGTTGATTACAATCTCAGTAATGGTCTAATTCTTGCAGAGAGAAACGCAACTTTCCTCAACATTTGGTATTCCCAATACAAAACGTACGACAAAAGTCAGTGGGGATATCATtccacaattgtgccgtttctaTTGTCTAAAAAGTACCCGGATTTAATTCATGTTGAAAATAAAACGTTTGTAAGACCTAGTTGGCAACAGCTTCCTCTGCTGTTTGAGAAGAATTTTGATTGGTCAGAAAACTATggtatacatttatatattcgattttataaatttacacacgattttaatgatatcaaataTCTAAATACAACAGTTGGATCAGTAGCCAGACATGTGTTGTATGGAAGTAAAGAACTctgtgaaaaataa